CCGAAACCTCGTAAACATTGATATTTTTAGATTGAGAAAACTGATTCTCTACCCAACTAAAGTTTCTGTAATCATTAAACTCCGCCCAGTCTATATAACGCCTTAAAAACTGCCCTGCCTCTTGCCTTTTATCTTTAATATAATATTCGTCCGCTTGGAAAAAACATTGTGCTTTGTCCCATTGTAACAACTGCCTTACCAGCAATTCTTCAACTGGTGTAAAGGCATTAAAACCACAAAAAACATATTGCTCCGATGTTTGCTCTGCAAATAATTTAACTTTAGATTTGGCTTCCTGATGAAGCATTCCAGAGGTTGCCCATTGCTTATCTTTAAGTTCTTTTTTTAGTAATGGCAAAAAGGCAGTCATTTTTCGCCAAAAGTTGAGATTTCTCTGCCTTGCATTGTCTTCTTCGCCTAAAGTTTCTCCCCAATTTTTAATGCGTTCCTCATCAAACATATATTCCAACACTGCCTCATCAGAATCAGAAAATTTTAAAATATCGTCCCAATCCTTCAATAATGTTGGAAACCATTTTAAAAACTGACCAAAATCTTCTGTCGGAAATAACTGTCTGTAAACATTATAAGCAAACAGCCATAAGGAAATCCCTTTGATTTCTTGGTAGCCAGAAATATCCTTAATAAGTTCCTCAATGGTAGAAAATTGAGGAAGTAGCCCCGAGTATTTTTTTTGATTTTTTAGAATATCCTTAATAAACACCACTGGCCTTTTACCTGGTAAAACGATGTTAAACCGAGATAAATCCGATGACTGCTCTAATAATTCATCTACAATTTTATTAAGGAAATTCATCAGTATTTTTTGCTAAATCTATGTTTTAACTTTTATGAATTGAAGTTACCTTTAGAAAGATACACTACTTTTTTGGTATCAAAAAATTCTTCTTCAAAGTAGTTTTTAAGATTGAATATCTCGCATTTAAGTCCTGCTAATTCCTCCGCCAAATCGCCGCCTTTTAGATAAAGTACGCCATTATGTTTAGGATTAAATTGTTCTTTTTCAAATTTTCCTTTTAGCCATCGCAAAAACACAGGCATCTGCGTAACCGCTCTGCTGACTACAAAATGGTATTTATCCTTAAGTTTTTCGGCTCTTCCGTGTATGGCTGTTAAATTCTTCAGTTCTAATGCCTCTGATACCGCTTGTACTACTTTTATCTTCTTCCCAATAGAATCTATTAAGGTAAACTCTACCTCTGGGAACATTATTGCTAAAGGTATCCCTGGAAATCCACCGCCAGTACCAATATCCAGAACTTTTGTCCCTTCAGAAAAAGGCATTACCTTAGCGATACCCAAAGAATGCAATATATGCTTTTCATAAAGGCTATCCGTATCTTTCCTAGAAATTACATTTATTTTCTCGTTCCACTCTTTATAGAGAGGCTCTAGCAATGCAAACTGATGTTGCTGCTGCTCGGTAAGCTCTGGGAAATATTTTAGTATTAAATCTTTTTTCATCAAACCTTCTTTTCAAAGAATTCTAACCAATGTCCATCAATATCTTCAAAAGTGAGTAAATTGCCATAACTTTCTTTCTTAATACCTCCTATCATTTTTACACTTTTCTCACTCAAAATATTATATATGGAAAAAATATCATCAACTTCAAACATAATTCTCGTTTTTGTGGGTACAACCTTACCTTTTTCAATTGGTCTCCTTAACAAAGCAAAACTGCCTCCATTGAATTCAAATTCAGCCCAATCTCCCTCTATCAATTTTAGGTTAAAACCTATTTCTTGATAAAATCTTATGGATAATTCTAAATTACTTACATAAATCCAACAAGCATATATTCCCTTTATCATCTACTCTGTTCTAGATATTTTTGCCATTCCCAAGTCGTTCTAAGAGCTTCTTCTAAAGAGGTTTCAGCTTTCCAACCGAGTTCTCTCTCTGCCTTATCAGCATTGGCATAAGCTATGGTAATATCGCCTTCTCTACGACTGCATATTTGATACGGTACTTCTACCCGATTGGCATTTTCAAAAGCTTTAACGACTTCTAAAACCGAAGAACCTTGCCCTGTTCCCAAATTATAAATATCCAAAACAGTCTCTTCTTTTGCATTGATGAGCTTTTTAAGTGCTGCCAAATGAGCCTTAGCTAAATCTACCACGTAAATATAATCTCTAATCGCAGTACCATCTGGCGTTGGATAATCGTCTCCCCAAATACTAAGTTTCTCTCTAATCCCTGCCGCTGTTTGTGTAACATAAGGCACCAAATTGTTAGGTACTCCCAACGGTAACTCTCCTATTTTGCCCGAAGGATGTGCCCCAATGGGATTAAAGTACCTCAACAAAGACACTTTTTTAGCGTGAGCTCTAGAAAAATCCTTTAAAATCTCCTCTCCCATCTGCTTGGTTTTACCATAGGAAGATTCTGGAGTTTTAAGTGGTGTATTTTCGTCTATCGGCATTTCGTCTGCCTGACCATAAACCGTACACGACGAAGAAAATATAAAGTTAGATATATTTCGTTCTTTAAATTCTTGTAATATATTGATTAAGGAAAATAGATTGTTCTCATAGTAATCTATCGGTTTCACTTGGCTTTCTCCCACCGCTTTAAAAGCAGCAAAGTTGATACAACCTTCTATATTATGAGCATCTAAAACTTGATTTAATAATTCTCTTCGTTTTAAATCAAAAGGATAGAAAATAGGTTTTTTGCCTGTAATTTCTTCAATGTTTTTAAGCACAAACCTCTCCGAATTAGACATATCATCTACAATCACAACATCAAAACCGTCATTCAGTAGTTCAACCACTGTGTGAGAGCCTATATAGCCTAAACCTCCCGTTACTAATATTGTCATAACTCTTTCTTATTTATTTACAAACTCTAAAACAGTTTCCGTAATATATTTTAACTGTTCGTCATCTAACTCGGTATGCATTGGTAATGAAATTACTTCGGATAACAAACGGTCTGTATTTATAAAATCGGCATCATTACTTTCTTGGTAGTAAGCCTTCTGCTTTCTAAGTGCCACAGGATAGTATATCATCGCAGGAATTTCTTTTTCTGCCAAATATTGCTGAAGTTCATTTCTTTTTCCATTAAGGATTCTAAGAGTGTATTGATGAAATACGTGCGTTGAATTTTCTGCTCTTTTTGGAGTTAAAATATGAGGACAATCTTTAAAAGCCTCATCGTAAAAATCCGCAGCTTTGCGTCTAGCTTCGTTATAGTTATCCAAATGTGGTAGTTTTTTTCTTAGAACCGCTGCCTGTATGCTATCTAGTCTTGAATTAACACCCACCTCATCGTGATAATAGCGTTCGTACATTCCGTGGTTTACAATTCCTCTTAGACGGTGAGCCAAAGCATCATCATTAGTAAAGATAGCACCTCCATCTCCGTAACACCCTAAATTTTTAGACGGGAAGAACGATGTCGTTCCTATGCTTCCCATTGTGCCAGATTTTTTAGTTGTTCCATCGGCAAAAGTGTATTCCGCACCTATGGCTTGTGCATTGTCTTCTACTACAAAAATATTGTGTTCCTTCGCTATCTTTAGAATCTCCTCCATATTAGCACATTGTCCAAATAAATGCACAGGAATTATCGCTTTAGTCTTTGGAGTAATGGCTTCCTTTAACTTCTCTGTATCTATAGTAAAGGTATCATAGTCCACATCTACCAAAACGGCTTTCA
The genomic region above belongs to Riemerella anatipestifer and contains:
- a CDS encoding VOC family protein translates to MIKGIYACWIYVSNLELSIRFYQEIGFNLKLIEGDWAEFEFNGGSFALLRRPIEKGKVVPTKTRIMFEVDDIFSIYNILSEKSVKMIGGIKKESYGNLLTFEDIDGHWLEFFEKKV
- the rsmG gene encoding 16S rRNA (guanine(527)-N(7))-methyltransferase RsmG; translated protein: MKKDLILKYFPELTEQQQHQFALLEPLYKEWNEKINVISRKDTDSLYEKHILHSLGIAKVMPFSEGTKVLDIGTGGGFPGIPLAIMFPEVEFTLIDSIGKKIKVVQAVSEALELKNLTAIHGRAEKLKDKYHFVVSRAVTQMPVFLRWLKGKFEKEQFNPKHNGVLYLKGGDLAEELAGLKCEIFNLKNYFEEEFFDTKKVVYLSKGNFNS
- the galE gene encoding UDP-glucose 4-epimerase GalE, with translation MTILVTGGLGYIGSHTVVELLNDGFDVVIVDDMSNSERFVLKNIEEITGKKPIFYPFDLKRRELLNQVLDAHNIEGCINFAAFKAVGESQVKPIDYYENNLFSLINILQEFKERNISNFIFSSSCTVYGQADEMPIDENTPLKTPESSYGKTKQMGEEILKDFSRAHAKKVSLLRYFNPIGAHPSGKIGELPLGVPNNLVPYVTQTAAGIREKLSIWGDDYPTPDGTAIRDYIYVVDLAKAHLAALKKLINAKEETVLDIYNLGTGQGSSVLEVVKAFENANRVEVPYQICSRREGDITIAYANADKAERELGWKAETSLEEALRTTWEWQKYLEQSR
- a CDS encoding DegT/DnrJ/EryC1/StrS family aminotransferase encodes the protein MRKIQMVDLQSQYFKIKNEVDNAVLNVMQSAQFINGSEVKSFQSELEEYLDVKHVIPCANGTDALQIALMALGLKEGDEVITADFTFAATVEVIHLLKLKAVLVDVDYDTFTIDTEKLKEAITPKTKAIIPVHLFGQCANMEEILKIAKEHNIFVVEDNAQAIGAEYTFADGTTKKSGTMGSIGTTSFFPSKNLGCYGDGGAIFTNDDALAHRLRGIVNHGMYERYYHDEVGVNSRLDSIQAAVLRKKLPHLDNYNEARRKAADFYDEAFKDCPHILTPKRAENSTHVFHQYTLRILNGKRNELQQYLAEKEIPAMIYYPVALRKQKAYYQESNDADFINTDRLLSEVISLPMHTELDDEQLKYITETVLEFVNK